GATATAATTAGATGAGAAAAATAAAAATGGAGAGAATATGAAAAAAGCAGTTGGAATTGTAGTGGAATATAATCCTTTTCATAATGGACATAAATATCATCTAAATAAAGCTAAAGAGTTAGGAGATATAGTTATAGGAGTTATGAGTGGAGATTATGTTCAAAGAGGAGAGCCTAGTCTAATAAATAGATGGAAAAGAGCAGAGATAGCATTAAAAGAGGGAGTGGATATAATTTGTGAACTTCCTTGTTTTTATTCTTCTCAAAGTGCTGAGATTTTTGCTAGAGGTTCTATTGGAATATTAAATTTTATTGGAGTGGAAAAAATTATTTTCGGGTCTGAAAGTGATAGATTAGAAAACTTAAAAAAAATAATAGAGATAAGTGAAGATAAAAATTTTCAAGAAAATTTGAAAAAACAATTAGAAGAGGGAATATCCTATCCAAATGCTTATAATAAAATTTTAAAAGAATTTTTAGATGAGAGTATAGAACTAAATTCGAATGATATTTTAGGGCTTGAGTATTTGAGAGCTATAAAATATTTTGGGAATAATATTGAGCCTATAACTCTTAAAAGAGAGGGTGGAGGATATTATTCTGAGGAGGAAAAAAATAGGATACTCAGTGCCACAGGAATAAGAAAGCTTATATTAGAAAAAAAAGAGATAGAAAAATTTGTTCCTGAAAAATCTTATGAAATTTTGGAAAACGAGATAAAAAATAATAAAATAACTACTTTGGAAAAATTTTATTCTTTAATAAGATACAGTATTTTAGAAAAAAGAGACAGACTTTTTGAAATACAAGATGTAGAAGTTGGATTTGAGAAAAGACTTTATGAGATGGCTATAAAATATGATAATTACAAAGAATTTTTTGAAAATTTGATGACTAAAAGATATACAATAGGTAGAGTGCAAAGGATATTAATTCATATACTTTTGGATATAACAAAAAATGATACAAAATATTTAAAAAATAATATTCCATATATTAGAGTTATGGGATTTTCTAAAAAGGGTAAGGAATATTTAAAGGAGTTTCAAAAGGTGAAAGAAAATAATATAGAGATTATTACTTCTTTTAAAAATATTCAGAAAAAATTATCTCCTGAAAGCTTAAGATTTTTGGAACTAAATGAGAAAGCAAGTATAATTTATAAAATAATAAATAATTATGAAG
The nucleotide sequence above comes from Fusobacterium perfoetens. Encoded proteins:
- a CDS encoding nucleotidyltransferase, producing MKKAVGIVVEYNPFHNGHKYHLNKAKELGDIVIGVMSGDYVQRGEPSLINRWKRAEIALKEGVDIICELPCFYSSQSAEIFARGSIGILNFIGVEKIIFGSESDRLENLKKIIEISEDKNFQENLKKQLEEGISYPNAYNKILKEFLDESIELNSNDILGLEYLRAIKYFGNNIEPITLKREGGGYYSEEEKNRILSATGIRKLILEKKEIEKFVPEKSYEILENEIKNNKITTLEKFYSLIRYSILEKRDRLFEIQDVEVGFEKRLYEMAIKYDNYKEFFENLMTKRYTIGRVQRILIHILLDITKNDTKYLKNNIPYIRVMGFSKKGKEYLKEFQKVKENNIEIITSFKNIQKKLSPESLRFLELNEKASIIYKIINNYEERKIPLMVE